GCAGGAAGTGCCACAGCAGGAAGAGCACCAGCGAGATCACGGCGTTGCCCAGCGCCCAGGTGACCAGCCCGGTGGTGATGTTCTGTGGCCAGAAGGAACCGGCCGGGAACCAGCTATTGCCCTGATGCTGCAGCCAGTAGTAGGTGACGATGGGAATGCCGGCTGCCAGCAGGACGCCGACCCACCAGCCCCACCCCTTGAGGCCCTTGAACTCCGGCATCGGATCCGCCAGTTCCTTGAAGAAGCTGGTCTGGAGCAGCACTTCGCCCAGCGGGAACATGAACAGGATCATGCCCAGCAGGGCGATGAAGCCGCCGATCTCGCGCCAGTACCAGATCTGGTCAGTCGGGGGCAGGTCGTTGCCGCCCTCCAGTGTCAGTTGCAGCCATTCGACGGCATTGGCGATGGCTTCCTGCGAGATGTGATCGCCGGGGTGGGTGACGCCCGGCATGTACAGCTTGCGGGCCGTGCCCTCTTCAACCGAGCCGTAAAGCTGCCCGATCACGACCGGTTCGTCGGTGCCGAACAGTGTCTGCAGCTTTTCGGTGTTAACGATCTCTGGCGCGGTGGTGGCGCCCCACATCAACTGGGCGAACTCATCAAACTGGCTGAAGATCAGGCCCAGGTTGCGCGGGAACTCGGCGTTGCCATCCGGTGCGCCAAAGGTGCCGGTGGACGAGCCTTCCAGGATGATGGCTTTGTAGTCATCCGGGTAGGTACCGGCGGCGATGGCTGCCGCCCAGCCGCCCATCGAATGGCCGGTCACCGCGACGTTGTCTTTGTCGACGATGTCCAGGCTGCGGAGGTAAGCCAGCCCATCTGGGCCGCCAAAGCCGTTGGCGAAGGCCGGTGGAGCGGAGTAGCCGTGACCGGTCTGGTCAAGAGCCAGAACCACATACCCCCGGCGCGCAAACTCGATGGCAAAGCCGTCCTGGGTCTCCCGTGAGTTGATGTAGCCGTGGACAGCCAGCACACCCGGCGCGGGCGACTCGGCGCTGACGCCCGGCGGAATGTAGAGCAGAGCGCTCATCTGTTTGCCGTCTGTGCCTTCGAAACGCACATCCTGCACAGTGATCGTCCCGCCTGCCGTCTGCGCCGCCCAGGCGATCAGACTCCCGGCAAGCACCAGGATCAGGGCGATCCCTAAAAGTACATATGTTCTTCTCATCCCCCTTGATCTCCTTCACATACTCGACAAACAACCGCGAAGACGAACAAAGAGGTGGTCGGCGCTGGCTCCAGGCAGCCAGTGCATCATCGGCCCCCTGACTTATTATACGAGAGTCTGCGCCAATGTGTTGAATCTTGCTTAATTTCGCTGCACAATGACCCGTGCACTTGTTTTTACGGACAGGGTTTGGTCGGTATGCCCCTGACGCTTGACCGCCAGAATGCCTACCGCGCCCGTTACGCCCGCCTGCGTCCCGGCTGGCAACCGGCGACGGCCGTCTACGAGGGCGCGATCCGGGCGGCGCTGGCCGGGCGGGAACGCCCGGTGGTGCTGGATATCGGCTGCGGTCGGGGTGGCGTCCTGGAGCAACTGGCTGATGTGGACGGTCTGCGCCCGCTGGGCATCGACCCGGACCTGGCCTCACTGGTGGAACATCGCTTGCCGGCGCTCCGCCGCGCCGTTGCCCTCTCGGAGGCGATCCCGCTGCCCGCGGCGGTGGTTGACGTGGCCATCGCCGCCTGGGTGCTGGAGCATTTGCCCGCGCCGGAGCGGACCTTCGCTGAGGTAGCCCGTGTCCTGCGCCCCGGCGGGGTGTTTATCTGCCTGGCCCCGAACCGCTATAGCCCCATCGCCCTGCTCAACCAGGCGCTGTTCCCTCTGCAACGGTGGCTGGTGCCACGGCTCTATGGGCGGGCGGAAGCGGATGCTTTCCCGGTCGTCTACCGCGCCAACACGCGCCGCCGGGTGATCGCGCTGGCGGAAGGGGCAGGCCTGCGGCCAGTCGCTTTCCATGCCATCGACGATCCGACCTATCTGGCCTTCAATGATGTGCTGTTCTGGCTCAGCCGGCAGGCGGCCCGGCTGCTGCCGGAAGCGGCGGCTGTCCATTTTGTGGCTGTGTGTGCCAAAAATGCCTGAAGCCACCCCCAACTACTCATAGGAACACCCCCCAAAGTGTAGGGGCAGACAGCGTCATAATTCGTGCTATGATTTGTTCGCTCAACAAACCACAGCGCGCGTGGCGCTGCTTCGACTCGATAGGGGGAGTTATGAACACTGATAGGGTGATCATCCACATTGAAGGGCTGACCAAACATTACGGCAGCGTGCAAGCCCTCAATGACCTTAATCTGGATGTCTACCAGGGCGAAATCTTCGGCTATCTGGGGCCGAACGGCGCTGGCAAGACAACCACCATCCGCATGCTGCTGGACCTGATCCGCCCGACTGCAGGTCACGCAACGATCCTGGGCATGGATGTGCAGCGGGATAGCGTGGCCTTGCACCGCCATATCGGCAATCTGCCCGGCGAACTGGGTCTGTGGGAGCAGATGACCGGCTGGGAAGTGGTCCGCTACCTGGGCGAGTTGCGCGGCGGGATCGATGAGAAGTACGTCGGCGAACTGGCCGAGCGGCTGGACATGGACATGAACCGCCGTGTGCGCGACTGCTCATCCGGCATGAAGCGCAAGATCGGCCTGATCCAGGCGCTGATGCACAAGCCGCAGGTACTGATCCTGGACGAGCCAACTAACGGCCTTGACCCGCTGGTGCAACAGACGTTCTACCAGCTGATGCGCGAGGTCACCGCCGAGGGGCGCACTGTCTTCCTCTCCTCGCATAACCTGCGCGAGGTGGAGACAATCTGCGACCGGGTGGGCATCCTCAACAAAGGCCGCCTGCAGGCTGTCGAGCGCATCAGCGCGCTCAAGCAGGTTCGCTTCCGCTGGATGACGCTCAAGGTCGCCAACGGGGCCGATCCGTCAGCCTTTGAGCGGCTGGAGGGCGTTTCCGATGTTAGCCGCGAAAACGACTCGATCCGCTTCCGGGTGACTGGCGAACTGGACCCGGTGATCAAGCTGGCGGCGCAGTACCATGTCATTGATCTGACGTATGAAGAGCCTAGCCTGGAAGAGATCTTCCTGGAGTACTACGGCGAAGGTAAGAAGAAGGGGGGGCAGGCATGAACAACGCAGGCGCGATCTTTCGGCGCACGCTGTACGATCACCGGCGCAGTATCCTGTGGTGGAGCATCGGGATTGGCGTGCTGGCTTTCTATGTGACGATCGTTTTCCCGATGATCGCTCAGTTTGAGCAGTTCAACGAACTGCTGGAAAGCCCGCTGTTCGGCGCTCTGTTCGGCGATCTGGGCGAACTGGATTACACCTCGCCGGAAGGCTTCCTGGGCATAGAGTTCTTCACCTGGGCGCCGCTGGTGTTGGCCGTTTTCGCGGTGATGTTCGGGCTGGGCATCGTCGGCGGGGAGGAAGATCGGGGCACGCTGGACCTGCTGCTCAGCACCCCCATCCCGCGCTGGCGGATCATCATTGAGAAGACGGTGGCGTTCCTGGTCGCTCTGGTCATCATCCTGGCGCTCTCAGCACTGGCCATGATCGCAGCGGTGGCCATGACGCCTGAGCTGGCCGAGATGAATCTGAGCATGATCGTCGTGGCGATGATCAATGTGATCCCGACTGTGCTGCTGATGATGACTCTGGCGCTGTGCCTCTCGACGGTGATGCGTTCGCGCGGGCAGGCAGGCGGCGTAGCTGCCGGGATCATTGTGGCTTCGTACTTCATCAATTCATTCGCGGATATGGCTGAATCGGGGCTGCTCAAGACGCTGCAGAACTTCTCCTTCTACAAGTACTACGCCCCGTTCCGCGTGCTGCTGGATGGCGTGCAGTGGGGGAACTTCCTGCTGCTGCTGGTAGTGAGCCTGGCGTTGCTGGGGCTGGCGCTCTACTTCTTCCAGCGCCGCGACCTGGCCGTATAGCGACGCCCATCATACACCTCTGGACGCGGGCTTCCCCCCGGCGGGGGAGGCCCGCGCCCTGTGTTTTCTGCTATCATGATCAGTGGGGGGGTAACCACTGTAGGGCAATCGCATGTGAAACTCTAATGTAGGACAATGGCAGCCAAACGACAAGGAGGCTGCCATGCTACCCGAAACGAGCTTGCTCGCATACTTTGCAGACCTGGAAGACCCGCGCAATGACCATCAATGCACACATCCGCTGATGAATATCATTGTCATCGCCATCCTGGGGGTGATTTGTGGAGCCGACAACTGGGTAGACATCGAACGGTACGGCAAGGCGAAGCAGGGGTGGCTGGCAAGCTTCCTGGACTTGAGCCATGGGATACCGTCGCATGACACCTTTGGCCGAGTGTTTCGCTGGCTAGACCCGGAAGCGTTTCAAGCCCGGTTCATCACCTGGACACAAAGCCTGTGCCAACACACGCAAGGTCAGTTAGTCAGTGTGGATGGCAAGAAGCTACGGCGGTCGCATGACCGGCCCCATGGCCGAGAGGGCATTTGGATGGTGAATGCCTGGGCAACAGCGAACCGACTGGTGCTGGGACAGCGGCAGGTGGAGGACAAAAGCAATGAAATCACCGCCATACCGCCGTTGTTAGAGGCCCTGGACATAACCGGGTGTGTGGTGACGATTGACGCCATGGGCACACAAAGTGCGATTGCCGAGGCTATCGTGGCGGCAGATGCCGACTACATCCTGGCGGTCAAAGAGAACCAGGGCACACTCTACGAAGACCTGGAGATGTTATTTGAGGGTTTTGAAGACACCGAATATGCCGATGCGCTCTACGATGACTACAAACAGGTCACCGAAGGGCATGGCCGCCGTGAAATCCGGCACTGTTGGGTCGTGGCCCACCCCGATTACTGGGCCTACCTGCGCCGTGCGTCCACCTGGCCACGCCTAACCAGCCTGGTCAAACTGATAACCGTGCGCACCATCGGTACCAGGACGGAAATCACAACCCGCTACTTCATCAGTAGTTGGCGGGCTTCCGCCCGGCAGTTCTTGCAGCGCATCCAGGCCCATTGGCAGATTGAAAACGGCCTCCACTGGGTGCTGGACATCGCTTTCCGTGAAGATGAAGCCCGCCTTCGCAAAGACCATGCCCCCCAGAACATGGCCGTGCTCCGCCACATGGCAACCACCTGCTCAAACAGGATAAATCCGTCAAAGTGGGTATCGCGGCCAAACGCAAGATGGCCGGCTGGGACAATGACTATCTATTCCGCGTGCTATGCCCAGATTAGAGAAGCACATGCGATTGCCCTAGTAACCACTGTGATGAAGGGATACAAACCATGACACCGGGTATATCCTGGGGGATCATTTTCAGGCGGACTTTGCGGGATTCGCGGATAGGGATCGTGGGCTGGGGGCTGGCACTGGCGGCGATGGGCTTTATGGTCATCGCCCTGTTCCCCAGCATTGACGGGATGCTGAGTCAGTTCGGCGAATTGCTGGAAAACCCTGTCGTCAAGGTGCTGGTTGGGGATGTGAAGCAGTTTGCCACTATGGAGGGCTTCCTGGGGGTCAAGCTGTTCAGCATGTTGCCGCTGATCCTGGCGGTGTACGCCGTGCTGTTTGCGCTGGGCATTGTGTCCGGGGAAGAAGCGCGGGGGACGCTGGACATCCTGCTGAGCACGCCCGCCCCGCGCTGGCAGATCGTGGTGGAAAAGGTAATGGCGCTGATCGTTGCCCTGCTGATCATCCTGGCGATGATGCTGGCCGGGATGCTGGCCGGTGGCCTGACCATCCCGAACTTCTCGCTTTCGGTGGGGCAACTGGCGGCGGCGGTGATTAACGCCCTGCCGGTCACGTTGCTGATGGCCGCGCTAGCCCTGCTGCTCTCGACAGTCCTGCGCCACCGGGGCACGGCGGGCGGCCTGGCGACAGCGATCATCGTCGGCGCGTACTTCCTGACCACGCTGACCGATATGGCTGGTGACTCCCTCAAAGCGCTGGGCTACCTGTCGTTTTACGAGTACTACAACGGTGCTGAGGTGCTGATCGACGGCATCTACTGGCCGGGCTTCATCGGGCTGCTGGTCGCCGCGGGTGTGCTGTTTGCCCTGTCCGTGGTGTTCTTCCAGCGGCGGGATGTGCTGGGCAACTGAGCTTCACCGGCTTCCAGCAGGCAGGCACGGATTCTACGAGTTCAGACGCCGATCGTCCTGGACAGACCAGAAACGACTGTCCTGTTCCGTGACGATCCGCGCTGCAACCATGGAATCCGCGCCCTGTTTTTTACGCATTCCCTTCCCGATTTTCCATCATCACCGATAAAAAGATAAAACTGGTAGGCTTTGATGCATCCAGCCGCCCCTTCCGGAGCGTAATACAGCATGTGAGCGATTGACGCCCACATGGAGATCGTTTTCTGGGGAGCAGGGAGATGACTATGGTTAAGCGTATTCTTGTGCTGGTGGTGCTTTTGGTGGCCGGTGTGCTCGGCGTTGCCGCGCAGGAGAGTGCATCGGCTACGGTGATGTTCGGCGGCAACGCCGATCTTGGCGCGTTTCTGGTGGATGCCAGCGGCATGACGCTGTACATCTTCGCCATGGACGAACCGGGCGTGACCAATTGCTATGGTGATTGCGCGGTCAACTGGCCACCGTTGCTGGTCGGCGAAGATGAAACGCCCACGCTGGCGGCGGGCATCCCTGGCCGGCTGGGGGTAGTGACCCGCACCGATGGCACCCGTCAGGTTGCTTACAACGGCATGCCGCTTTACTACTGGATTCGGGACCGGGTGCCCGGCGACGCGACCGGCCACCTGGTTGGTGATGTCTGGTTTGTGGCTACGCCGCCAACTGTTGCCCTGGGCGGCAACGCGGAACTGGGGACCTTCCTGGTTGGCGAAACCGGGATGACCCTTTACATGTTCACGCGGGATGAGCCGGGCGTATCGAATTGCTATGACCAGTGCGCGGCGAACTGGCCGCCGCTGGTGGTGGGCGAGGACGAGGAACCGGCCATCCTGCCCGGCCTGGGCGGGACGCTGGGTGTGATCGAGCGGACGGATGGTCTGCGCCAGGTCACCTACAACGCTATGCCGCTTTACTACTGGGTGAATGATAAGGCTGCTGGAGATGCCACCGGCCAGAACGTCAACGGCGTGTGGTTCGTGATCAAACCGCCGACGGTTTCCATCAGCAGCAACGCCGAACTGGGCGACTTCCTGGTCGGGCCGGATGGCATGACGCTCTACACCTTCGCCAACGATCAACCGGGCGTCTCCAACTGTGTCGATCGCTGCGCGGTGAACTGGCCGCCGTTGCTGGTGGCCGCCGGTGAGCAGCCCACGGCCAGCGCCGAACTGCCCGGCACGCTGGGCGTGATCGAGCGCGCTGACGGCACTTTCCAGGTCACCTACAACGATTTGCCGCTTTATACCTGGATCCGGGATGTCATCCCCGGCGATACCACAGGCCACCTGGTCGGTGATGTGTGGTTCGTCGCCGCTGTGGGCGGCGAGACGAGCACCATGAGCCAGGCAGACGACCTGTACTCAGGGATGTAGGATCACTCGCCCCGTGACGTGCCCCGGGGCGGATCCGCGCAGGGTGGGCAGGGGAAACGCGCTTCCTGCCTGCCCTGTTTTGCTGTCGGTCAGCGAAAGCGACCGACGTCCAGGTGGCTCTGTACCAGGCCGTAGCGGCTCCAGTCCAGCGATTCGTCGGCGGTGTTGAGGCTATCCAGGGCCGTCGGCAGGCCAACGCTGGCATCACTCTTGATCGAGCGCAGGGCGGCCAGCGGCGCGGGGAAGGTGGCTGTGGCGTCGGCGAATGTGGCGCCCGCCGGCCAGATGGCATCCCCGACCAGGCGGCGGTAGTTGAGATCGCCTTTGAAGATGACCAGCTGCGCCGGGGCCAGCAGCGCCCGCAGGCGCTCCGGCAACTCCCAGCAGAAGCGTCCGCCGCTCCAGAAAGGATCCACCACCAGGCGCAGCCGTCCGGCCTCAAAGGCGGCGATCAGGCGGGCGGCCAGCCGCCGCACCGGATCAGGCCGGTTAGCGGCCAGGCGCAGGAAACGCCAGACATCGGCGGCGGTGGCATCGCTGACGAAGCCGGGGTGAAACTTCACGTGCAGGTAGACGCTCTCCGTGCCCGGCGAATCAAGCAGGGCATCGGCCAGCACGAGGTCCATGGCCAGTTCGCGCCCGTAATTGTCCAGCACCAGGTGCACCGGCCCGCGGGCGGCCAGCAGGTGAGCCACGATCGCATCGCTGTCATCCACCAGCAGATCGTCATGGGCGGCGGCAGTGCCGTGGGCCATCGACCAGGGGAAGCTGAGGTCCATGCGGTTGCCCCATAGCGCACCAATTAACAGGCGGCCCAGCCGTTCATCCGGCGGCAGATCGGGGCCGTTTGCCGTCAGCGCTTCGGCGGTCATCGCCCACAGGTCTGCGCTCTGCTCCTCTTCGGTCTTGATCGGCAGGAAGGGATCGCGCCCGGTTTCCCACCAGCGTACGGCCTCCAGAATCAGGCGGTAGGCGTATGTTTCCGCCACAAACCAGGTGGTCGCCTGCCAGGTTTCGCCCAGGTGTGGGGCCAGGACGGCCATCCAGTCCTCGTAGTCCGGGGCGGGCAGGGTCAGGGCGGGCAGCGGGGCGTCCCCGCTGATGGCTTCCCGCAGGCGCAGGAGCGCCTCCCGGATAGCGGGCGGGTAGTCCGGGTTGACGTCCAGGATGCGCTGGAGTGTATCCGGTACGCGGACGCGCATGGTGTGGTTGGCGAAGGCGTTGGTGTGATCGGTACGGACAGGCGGGGGGGCGTAGGCTAGGTGGGGCATGACTTCTCCTGGTTGGGCCATCCGGAAGGCAGATCAGCGCATGGATTCACGGCGGTCTGGAACGGCGTGATCAGCGGCAGGTCACACTTGGGTTCTCCACGCTGGCTGGCGGCAAGCGATGGATCAGATGTTAATCATACCTGAAGGTAAGCTGGATGTGGAGAGCAGATTGCGGGAATCAAAAACGCAACGCCCCGCGAACGGGGCGCTGTGTGTGTGAGGATGGGTGCTGTTTTACTTCTTTTCCGTCTTGGCTTCGAGCAGTTTCTTGGCTTTGACGGCGATCTTCTTGACCGGGCTGGGTTCGGTCTTGGGCAGCTTGATGGTCAGGATGCCGTTCTCCAGCTCGGCTTCCGCCTTCTCAAAGTTGACATCTTCCGGCAGGCGCACGGCGCGGCTGAACTTGCCGTAGCGCAGCTCGCGGCGATGCCAGTTTTCCTTCTGCTCATCATACTCTGCGCGCGATTCAGCGGAGATGGTCAGGATGTCATCGCGCACTTCGATGTTGATGTCTTCCTGCTTGACGCCGGGGATGGCCGTACGAACGATCACATGCTTGTCATCGCTGGAGACATCCAGCGCCAGCGGGTTCACCGCCGCTTCATCCTCGAAGGGCCACAGTTCGCGTTCTACCAGGTCCATCATCCGGCGCATCTCACGGAATGGGTTGAAACGGTCATAACGCATCAACATAGGCACCTCCTGACATTCCACGCCATACAGGCTGTGGTATTGTTGCAACTGTAGTCAAGCAAAACCATATCGGAATCACATCAACGCGGTATCAGAACCGTGTAAGAAATTCCCGGCGGGGAAGCTCAGCCGATCCGGACACGGGAACCGGCGGCGGTGCGCTCCACTTCCAGGCGGGCGGGGAAGGCGTCGCGCAGGTCGTCGAGGTGGGTGATGACCAGGATCAGGTCAAAGTCATCAGCTACCGCATTGATGGCCGCCACCAGCCGCTCGCGGCCAGCGGCGTCCTGTGTCCCAAAGCCTTCATCGATGAACAGGGTGCGCAGGTGTGCCCCGGCGCGGCGCGCCAGCAACTTGCTGAGGGCCACGCGCAGGGCGAAGTCGATGCGGAAGGCTTCCCCGCCGCTATAGAGGGCGTAGTCGCGCGTCCCCTGCTCATCGGCGATGATGATGTCCAGCGTGTCGATCTGGCCGCCGCTGACCTTCTCCCGCTGTGTGGTG
This is a stretch of genomic DNA from Anaerolineae bacterium. It encodes these proteins:
- a CDS encoding methyltransferase domain-containing protein; this translates as MPLTLDRQNAYRARYARLRPGWQPATAVYEGAIRAALAGRERPVVLDIGCGRGGVLEQLADVDGLRPLGIDPDLASLVEHRLPALRRAVALSEAIPLPAAVVDVAIAAWVLEHLPAPERTFAEVARVLRPGGVFICLAPNRYSPIALLNQALFPLQRWLVPRLYGRAEADAFPVVYRANTRRRVIALAEGAGLRPVAFHAIDDPTYLAFNDVLFWLSRQAARLLPEAAAVHFVAVCAKNA
- a CDS encoding protein-glutamate O-methyltransferase family protein, with the protein product MPHLAYAPPPVRTDHTNAFANHTMRVRVPDTLQRILDVNPDYPPAIREALLRLREAISGDAPLPALTLPAPDYEDWMAVLAPHLGETWQATTWFVAETYAYRLILEAVRWWETGRDPFLPIKTEEEQSADLWAMTAEALTANGPDLPPDERLGRLLIGALWGNRMDLSFPWSMAHGTAAAHDDLLVDDSDAIVAHLLAARGPVHLVLDNYGRELAMDLVLADALLDSPGTESVYLHVKFHPGFVSDATAADVWRFLRLAANRPDPVRRLAARLIAAFEAGRLRLVVDPFWSGGRFCWELPERLRALLAPAQLVIFKGDLNYRRLVGDAIWPAGATFADATATFPAPLAALRSIKSDASVGLPTALDSLNTADESLDWSRYGLVQSHLDVGRFR
- a CDS encoding ABC transporter ATP-binding protein, whose amino-acid sequence is MNTDRVIIHIEGLTKHYGSVQALNDLNLDVYQGEIFGYLGPNGAGKTTTIRMLLDLIRPTAGHATILGMDVQRDSVALHRHIGNLPGELGLWEQMTGWEVVRYLGELRGGIDEKYVGELAERLDMDMNRRVRDCSSGMKRKIGLIQALMHKPQVLILDEPTNGLDPLVQQTFYQLMREVTAEGRTVFLSSHNLREVETICDRVGILNKGRLQAVERISALKQVRFRWMTLKVANGADPSAFERLEGVSDVSRENDSIRFRVTGELDPVIKLAAQYHVIDLTYEEPSLEEIFLEYYGEGKKKGGQA
- a CDS encoding ABC transporter permease subunit, with the translated sequence MTPGISWGIIFRRTLRDSRIGIVGWGLALAAMGFMVIALFPSIDGMLSQFGELLENPVVKVLVGDVKQFATMEGFLGVKLFSMLPLILAVYAVLFALGIVSGEEARGTLDILLSTPAPRWQIVVEKVMALIVALLIILAMMLAGMLAGGLTIPNFSLSVGQLAAAVINALPVTLLMAALALLLSTVLRHRGTAGGLATAIIVGAYFLTTLTDMAGDSLKALGYLSFYEYYNGAEVLIDGIYWPGFIGLLVAAGVLFALSVVFFQRRDVLGN
- a CDS encoding ABC transporter permease subunit; translation: MNNAGAIFRRTLYDHRRSILWWSIGIGVLAFYVTIVFPMIAQFEQFNELLESPLFGALFGDLGELDYTSPEGFLGIEFFTWAPLVLAVFAVMFGLGIVGGEEDRGTLDLLLSTPIPRWRIIIEKTVAFLVALVIILALSALAMIAAVAMTPELAEMNLSMIVVAMINVIPTVLLMMTLALCLSTVMRSRGQAGGVAAGIIVASYFINSFADMAESGLLKTLQNFSFYKYYAPFRVLLDGVQWGNFLLLLVVSLALLGLALYFFQRRDLAV
- a CDS encoding Hsp20/alpha crystallin family protein — encoded protein: MLMRYDRFNPFREMRRMMDLVERELWPFEDEAAVNPLALDVSSDDKHVIVRTAIPGVKQEDINIEVRDDILTISAESRAEYDEQKENWHRRELRYGKFSRAVRLPEDVNFEKAEAELENGILTIKLPKTEPSPVKKIAVKAKKLLEAKTEKK
- a CDS encoding alpha/beta fold hydrolase; the protein is MRRTYVLLGIALILVLAGSLIAWAAQTAGGTITVQDVRFEGTDGKQMSALLYIPPGVSAESPAPGVLAVHGYINSRETQDGFAIEFARRGYVVLALDQTGHGYSAPPAFANGFGGPDGLAYLRSLDIVDKDNVAVTGHSMGGWAAAIAAGTYPDDYKAIILEGSSTGTFGAPDGNAEFPRNLGLIFSQFDEFAQLMWGATTAPEIVNTEKLQTLFGTDEPVVIGQLYGSVEEGTARKLYMPGVTHPGDHISQEAIANAVEWLQLTLEGGNDLPPTDQIWYWREIGGFIALLGMILFMFPLGEVLLQTSFFKELADPMPEFKGLKGWGWWVGVLLAAGIPIVTYYWLQHQGNSWFPAGSFWPQNITTGLVTWALGNAVISLVLFLLWHFLLNKGATADNYGLTWQGGLNWAKIGKSLLLAIAIFIPTYLLLILANLIFMIDFRLWVLAFKPMSTLHFQIMLAYLPFFGLFFLVLSTTLTSQLRRVDAQGQPQALDKALPLSAVILAIGFVVLLLIQYLPLFAGGTMPLAEPLLTIVAIQIVPLMVIIGLVLTFFFYKTGRVYTGAFLVAILITWYIVAGQAIHFAF